One window from the genome of Anopheles coluzzii chromosome X, AcolN3, whole genome shotgun sequence encodes:
- the LOC120951887 gene encoding uncharacterized protein K02A2.6-like, with product MEVPMDEDQRRSSLGRIDYRAMTAQQTGEVPSVYDPPGHVQPGSRGYVSQQGQLTPRPVQLGPSPSQQAPSQSAPLPSVQNGQMGQQPLDNAVLHQTLHLLQQQLKQQQQLISQMLQQQQTAPPAQLQPAQQYQPAGPSNPELILDALPNSIAEFRYEAESGVSFEAWFTRYEDLFAKDASRLGDEAKVRLLVRKLGTPEHARYISYILPRSPRDLSFEETVDKLTALFGCRESLLSKRYRCLQICKKRTEDLIAFSCRVNRACVEFQFASMNEETFKCLMLVCGLKDDNDLRTRLLARIEERNDVTLEQLSAECQRITSVKGDSAMIAGETNERVFAVHSGEKRSHEKAAQQTNYKRFTPYRTKRPFRAKYAVCSSTSKPAKPCWLCGDMHWVRECTYRSHKCLDCARYGHREGHCNTASRKKRFNVRQRNINTRVVMVNVQSIRERRRFVSIALNGTAVRLQLDTASDISVIDRRTWRKIGSPPLTPSSVTAKTASGATLVLDGEFSCAVSVGSQTRQATLSVCGAANLLLLGADLIDVFSLWSVPMDAFCNHVTVAGQQSFQQLFPKVFTGIGLCTKASIKFTLRDNVRPVFRPSRPVAYAMEETVSRELDRLEELNVITPVTTAEWAAPVVVVRKANGLVRICGDYSTGLNAALFPHDYPLPVPEDIFARLANCKVFSKIDLSDAFLQVEIDPEYRHFLTINTHRGLYTYNRLPPGIKIAPTAFQQLMDIMLSGIQGVSVYLDDIIIGGPSEAEHDATVVEVLNRIQNYGFTLRAEKCHFRVNQIKYLGHIIDSHGLRPDAQKVEAIRKLPEPTNLTEVRSFLGAINYYGRFVPNMRNLRYPLDDLLKAGVEFRWTSECRKAFESFKTILASDLLLTHYDPKQAIIVSADASSVGLGATISHKYPDGSIRVVQHASRALTAAEKAYSQIDREGLAIIFAIKKFHKMIFGRKFLLQTDHRPLLRIFGSKKGIPNFTANRLQRFALTLLAYDFEIEYVRTDQFGNADLLSRLIHTHAKPDEDSVIACVTLEAEVKSLVTSAIQHVPVNFIDISRETIADRLLSKVLQYVQHGWPNNAAYEGELSRFHDRKDSITAIDGCLLFRERVVIPKVLQRTCLKQIAAKSPTHIKSTSWPEAPGPWYRIHVDYAGPLNGEWYLVIVDSFSKWPEVIPTSSTTTTATISILRNIFARFGNPVTLVSDNGPQFTSRDFESFCRQNGVEHIRTAPYHPQSNGLAESSGHLLADLSGHPERSAE from the exons ATGGAAGTCCCGATGGATGAAGACCAGCGACGATCATCGTTAGGCCGTATCGATTACCGTGCAATGACGGCCCAACAAACCGGTGAGGTTCCTTCCGTGTACGACCCGCCGGGCCATGTTCAACCTGGATCGCGCGGCTACGTGAGTCAGCAAGGGCAGTTAACACCGAGGCCAGTGCAGCTAGGACCATCGCCATCGCAACAAGCGCCATCGCAGTCAGCACCATTGCCATCCGTACAAAATGGCCAGATGGGTCAACAACCTCTGGATAACGCCGTCCTGCACCAAACCTTGCACTTGCTGCAACAGCAAttgaagcaacagcaacagttaATTTCGCAAAtgttgcaacagcagcaaaccgCGCCGCCAGCCCAGCTACAACCCGCACAGCAGTACCAGCCCGCCGGTCCTAGTAACCCAGAACTTATACTCGATGCTTTGCCCAATAGCATAGCAGAGTTCCGGTATGAAGCTGAATCTGGTGTTTCGTTCGAAGCTTGGTTCACACGCTACGAGGACCTGTTTGCCAAAGACGCTTCGCGGCTAGGCGATGAGGCTAAGGTAAGGCTTTTAGTGCGTAAGTTGGGAACACCAGAACATGCCCGTTATATAAGCTATATTTTACCCCGCTCACCACGTGATTTATCGTTTGAGGAAACCGTCGATAAGCTGACAGCACTTTTTGGGTGTAGAGAATCTCTCCTTAGTAAGCGCTACAGATGCCTCCAGATTTGTAAAAAGCGCACGGAAGATTTGATCGCGTTCTCTTGTCGGGTAAACCGAGCATGCGTCGAGTTCCAGTTTGCGAGCATGAACGAAGAGACCTTCAAGTGCCTAATGCTGGTGTGTGGGCTCAAAGATGACAATGACCTGCGAACTAGACTCCTTGCGCGCATAGAGGAGCGGAACGACGTTACGCTTGAACAATTATCCGCAGAGTGTCAGCGTATTACAAGTGTGAAAGGAGACAGCGCTATGATTGCCGGAGAGACGAATGAACGTGTTTTCGCAGTACACAGCGGAGAGAAGAGATCGCACGAGAAAGCAGCGCAGCAAACTAATTACAAGCGGTTCACGCCGTACCGTACCAAACGACCGTTCCGTGCAAAGTATGCTGTGTGTTCATCAACAAGCAAGCCAGCGAAGCCCTGTTGGTTGTGTGGTGACATGCACTGGGTGCGTGAGTGCACTTACCGTTCGCACAAGTGTCTCGACTGTGCAAGATATGGTCATCGTGAGGGACACTGCAACACAGCGAGCAGGAAGAAGCGGTTCAATGTTCGGCAACGGAATATCAACACTCGTGTAGTAATGGTCAACGTCCAAAGCATACGAGAGCGCCGCAGATTCGTGTCCATCGCTCTCAACGGAACAGCTGTTCGATTGCAGCTAGACACAGCTTCGGATATCAGTGTCATCGACCGCCGTACGTGGAGAAAAATTGGCAGCCCGCCGTTAACACCGTCATCCGTCACAGCTAAAACTGCATCGGGAGCTACACTGGTATTGGATGGTGAATTCAGCTGTGCTGTTAGTGTTGGTAGCCAGACGAGGCAGGCGACACTCAGCGTATGCGGAGCAGCAAACCTACTACTACTGGGAGCCGAtttgattgatgttttctccCTCTGGTCGGTGCCGATGGATGCGTTCTGCAATCACGTTACAGTAGCAGGACAGCAATCGTTCCAGCAGCTTTTTCCCAAGGTGTTTACGGGAATAGGACTCTGTACAAAGGCGAGTATAAAATTTACCTTGCGAGATAATGTTCGTCCTGTTTTTAGACCTAGCCGCCCAGTAGCTTACGCGATGGAGGAAACCGTGAGTCGTGAGCTCGACCGTCTTGAGGAGTTGAATGTCATCACTCCTGTAACTACTGCAGAATGGGCAGCTCCAGTGGTCGTCGTGCGCAAAGCCAACGGACTTGTTCGTATTTGCGGCGACTATTCGACGGGACTTAATGCTGCGTTATTCCCCCACGACTACCCGTTACCTGTACCAGAGGACATTTTTGCAAGGCTGGCAAATTGCAAGGTCTTTAGCAAAATAGACCTATCAGATGCATTTTTGCAAGTGGAAATTGATCCAGAATACCGTCATTTCTTGACCATAAATACGCATCGAGGGCTCTATACGTACAACCGACTTCCACCTGGCATTAAGATAGCTCCTACAGCCTTTCAGCAATTGATGGACATAATGCTATCCGGTATCCAAGGCGTTTCAGTGTACTTGGATGACATCATCATCGGAGGTCCATCCGAAGCGGAGCACGACGCAACCGTAGTAGAAGTTTTGAATCGAATTCAGAACTACGGGTTCACACTGCGAGCGGAAAAATGCCACTTCAGGGTTAACcaaattaaatatttgggCCACATTATCGACAGCCATGGATTACGGCCTGATGCGCAGAAGGTTGAAGCTATTCGCAAGTTACCGGAGCCAACCAATTTAACCGAAGTAAGATCGTTTTTAGGGGCCATAAACTATTACGGTCGGTTTGTACCCAACATGAGAAATTTGCGCTATCCATTGGACGATTTGTTAAAGGCCGGAGTCGAATTTCGCTGGACGTCGGAATGCAGAAAAGCTTTTGAGAGCTTCAAGACGATATTGGCTTCCGATTTACTACTAACCCATTACGATCCTAAACAAGCAATCATCGTATCTGCCGACGCATCATCAGTTGGCCTCGGGGCGACAATAAGCCATAAGTATCCTGACGGATCTATTCGGGTGGTCCAGCATGCCTCGCGCGCCCTCACAGCCGCAGAAAAAGCATACAGCCAGATTGATCGCGAGGGCTTGGCCATAATTTTTGCGATAAAAAAATTTCATAAGATGATATTCGGCAGAAagtttttattacaaacaGATCATCGGCCGCTTTTGCGAATATTTGGGTCGAAAAAAGGGATCCCCAATTTTACAGCCAATCGGTTGCAACGTTTCGCTCTTACCCTACTGGCATATGATTTTGAAATAGAATACGTTCGCACCGATCAGTTTGGCAACGCTGACCTTCTTTCCCGcctgatacacacacacgccaagcCAGACGAAGATTCAGTGATAGCATGTGTTACATTAGAGGCGGAAGTAAAATCATTGGTAACTAGCGCTATTCAGCATGTTCCAGTTAATTTTATCGATATAAGTAGAGAAACCATAGCCGACAGATTATTATCCAAAGTCCTTCAATACGTTCAACATGGATGGCCAAATAATGCAGCTTATGAAGGAGAACTGTCGCGCTTCCATGACAGAAAAGATTCGATTACAGCAATCGACGGGTGTCTCCTATTTAGAGAGAGGGTGGTAATCCCCAAAGTATTGCAACGCACCTGCTTGAAACAGATAGCAGCTAAGTCTCCAACTCACATCAAGTCGACCAGCTGGCCAGAAGCACCAGGTCCGTGGTACCGCATTCATGTCGACTACGCGGGACCACTCAACGGGGAATGGTACCTGGTGATTGTCGATTCGTTCTCGAAGTGGCCAGAAGTGATTCCAACGAGcagtacaacaacaacggcaacgaTAAGTATACTGCGTAACATATTTGCTCGTTTTGGCAACCCAGTAACACTTGTGTCGGATAATGGTCCACAATTCACTAGTAGAGATTTTGAATCTTTTTGTAGGCAAAATGGGGTTGAGCACATCAGGACAGCGCCGTATCACCCGCAATCCAACGGGCTGGCTGAAAG CTCTGGACACCTTCTTGCAGACCTATCGGGCCACCCCGAACGCTCAGCTGAATAA